In the Flavisolibacter tropicus genome, one interval contains:
- a CDS encoding class I SAM-dependent DNA methyltransferase, whose translation MVFDNYAKYYNLLYKDKDYNSETDYVQSLIKQYAPTQAKTLLDIGCGTGLHAYYMAQLGYQVTGIDSAQEMVNQALEKKIPNADFHVENATSFSLDKKFEIITSLFHVLSYQTLTQDALDMIQNASAHLNEEGIFIFDFWYGPAVLTEKPSVKVKRLEDDEIKVTRIAEPVLKINENIVDVNFELVIQDKPNNQFSVVKETHPMRYFFKPEIELLLDRAGMYPVYFNEWMSGNTPSASTWGVCCVATKKRN comes from the coding sequence ATGGTATTTGATAATTATGCTAAATACTACAATCTGCTTTACAAAGACAAGGATTACAATTCTGAAACTGATTACGTTCAGTCATTAATCAAACAGTATGCACCAACACAAGCCAAAACTTTATTGGATATAGGCTGTGGCACTGGATTACATGCTTATTATATGGCTCAATTAGGCTATCAGGTGACCGGAATTGATAGTGCGCAAGAAATGGTTAATCAGGCTTTGGAAAAGAAAATTCCTAATGCAGATTTTCATGTAGAAAATGCGACTAGCTTTTCATTGGATAAAAAGTTTGAAATAATAACTTCTTTGTTTCATGTATTGAGTTATCAAACTCTTACACAAGATGCGTTGGATATGATACAAAATGCCAGTGCTCATTTGAATGAGGAAGGAATATTTATTTTTGATTTTTGGTATGGTCCTGCAGTCTTGACTGAAAAGCCCTCTGTTAAAGTTAAGCGACTAGAAGATGATGAAATAAAAGTAACCCGAATTGCTGAGCCTGTTTTAAAGATAAATGAGAATATTGTTGATGTGAACTTTGAATTGGTAATTCAAGACAAGCCGAATAATCAATTTAGTGTAGTGAAAGAGACTCATCCAATGCGTTACTTTTTTAAGCCTGAGATTGAATTATTATTGGATCGTGCAGGTATGTATCCTGTATATTTTAATGAATGGATGTCGGGAAACACTCCTTCTGCCTCTACTTGGGGTGTATGTTGTGTAGCTACAAAAAAAAGAAATTAA
- a CDS encoding DegT/DnrJ/EryC1/StrS family aminotransferase — translation MSEFIPVCEPYLAGREKEYVLECLETGWISSAGKYVKEFEENFASYCGTRYAVGVCNGTVALHLALTAMGIGMGHEVIIPNFTMIASAFAVCYTGAMPVFVDADKETWNIDVSKIEAKITSRTKAIMPVSIFGHPCQMDEINALAKKYNLFVLEDAAESHGAEYKGKRTGNLADISTFSFFANKNITTGEGGMVVTNDENLYKQALYFKNLCFPLEGPRNYLHNEIGFNYRMTNIHAAIGLAQMEKADEYKEMRISNAMLYRKYLKDVRGIRFQHTDSNVLHVHWMNTIVINPVEYGKTRDELMSYLKTKNIDTRLLFVGMHKQPALKNYGCETQESFPVTDWLTDNGFYLPSASNLKEKTIEFICNEIISFRGV, via the coding sequence ATGAGCGAGTTTATTCCGGTATGTGAGCCATACCTTGCTGGCAGAGAAAAAGAGTACGTTTTAGAATGTCTGGAAACGGGGTGGATTTCTTCTGCTGGGAAATATGTAAAGGAATTCGAAGAAAATTTTGCTTCTTATTGCGGGACTCGCTATGCTGTAGGAGTTTGTAATGGTACGGTAGCGTTGCATTTAGCATTGACAGCTATGGGGATTGGAATGGGGCATGAAGTGATCATACCTAATTTCACAATGATAGCTTCAGCCTTTGCTGTATGTTATACAGGAGCTATGCCAGTTTTTGTGGATGCCGATAAAGAGACTTGGAATATTGATGTTTCTAAAATAGAAGCGAAAATAACTTCTAGAACGAAAGCAATAATGCCTGTTTCAATTTTCGGTCACCCTTGTCAAATGGATGAAATAAATGCTCTTGCAAAAAAATACAATTTATTTGTACTTGAGGATGCTGCTGAATCGCATGGCGCAGAATACAAAGGCAAACGAACTGGTAACCTTGCAGACATTAGTACCTTTAGTTTTTTTGCAAATAAAAATATTACAACTGGTGAAGGCGGAATGGTTGTTACCAATGATGAAAACTTATATAAACAGGCGCTGTATTTTAAAAACCTTTGTTTCCCTTTAGAAGGCCCCAGAAACTATCTGCATAATGAAATTGGATTTAATTATCGTATGACTAATATTCATGCGGCAATTGGATTGGCTCAAATGGAAAAAGCAGATGAGTATAAAGAGATGCGAATAAGCAATGCGATGTTGTATCGGAAATATTTGAAGGATGTACGTGGAATTAGGTTTCAGCATACAGATTCTAATGTGCTACATGTTCATTGGATGAATACTATAGTAATCAATCCTGTTGAATATGGGAAAACGAGGGATGAACTAATGTCATATCTTAAAACTAAGAATATTGACACTCGATTGCTTTTTGTTGGAATGCATAAGCAGCCTGCTTTGAAAAATTATGGATGTGAAACACAAGAAAGTTTTCCTGTTACAGACTGGCTCACAGACAATGGTTTTTATCTGCCGTCAGCAAGTAATTTAAAAGAGAAAACCATTGAATTTATTTGTAATGAAATTATAAGTTTTAGGGGGGTATAA
- a CDS encoding glycosyltransferase: MESYNKLKIVYAYTVFRSAAYGNVRAMNEKYISDLNKSGFNVEGFCLTLDPPNDALTFKDLDRKWKWGDPTLFKMYEELERKIDGKDVLINASGVNLHPRFVERLPVFTVYQCFDDPESSEHRSKPTAFSYDLSLVGNIAEVDTYKSWGVKNVDWTCLGLMHGIFNKSITYEGILNGDRDVDLFMMIDKTAPWRKERLNKIDTAFPDAHFYGKGWKRGLLPREKEIGMLARTKIGPNIHNSTGPINLRTFYLPANGVMQICDNKSHLGKLFELNKEVVGFDTVEECIDLCHYYLEHDDERREIAANGWKRVMSDYTEEKVFARTYGIINSYLNIVDKRKDDQKPISIVYNSRPKYLKAVLLTHKLSKNIFFLFKRSAKILYSRLRYFKNK, translated from the coding sequence ATGGAAAGTTATAATAAGTTAAAAATAGTATACGCCTATACTGTTTTTAGGTCTGCAGCGTATGGTAATGTGCGTGCAATGAATGAGAAATACATTAGTGATCTCAATAAATCTGGGTTTAATGTTGAAGGTTTTTGTCTGACGCTTGATCCACCTAACGATGCTTTAACCTTTAAAGATCTTGATAGAAAATGGAAATGGGGTGACCCGACGCTTTTCAAAATGTATGAGGAGCTTGAAAGGAAAATTGATGGTAAAGACGTACTTATAAATGCCTCGGGGGTCAATTTGCATCCAAGGTTTGTTGAGCGTTTGCCAGTTTTTACCGTTTATCAATGCTTCGATGATCCCGAAAGTTCTGAACATCGTTCTAAACCTACTGCATTTTCCTATGATTTATCTCTAGTGGGTAATATAGCTGAAGTGGATACATATAAAAGTTGGGGTGTAAAAAATGTAGATTGGACATGTCTCGGACTAATGCATGGAATCTTCAATAAAAGCATTACATATGAAGGCATACTGAACGGAGATCGGGATGTCGATTTGTTTATGATGATTGATAAAACTGCACCGTGGCGTAAAGAAAGATTGAACAAAATCGATACTGCATTTCCCGATGCTCATTTTTATGGAAAGGGGTGGAAGCGTGGGTTATTGCCCAGGGAAAAAGAAATTGGAATGTTAGCAAGAACAAAAATTGGCCCTAATATTCATAACTCAACTGGTCCAATAAATCTTCGAACATTTTATTTGCCGGCAAATGGAGTAATGCAAATATGTGACAATAAAAGTCATTTGGGAAAATTGTTTGAGCTAAACAAGGAAGTAGTTGGATTTGACACCGTAGAAGAATGTATAGATCTATGCCATTATTATTTAGAGCATGATGATGAACGTAGGGAGATAGCTGCAAATGGCTGGAAGAGAGTAATGTCTGATTATACTGAGGAAAAGGTTTTTGCCAGAACTTATGGGATAATAAACAGTTATTTAAATATTGTAGATAAAAGAAAAGACGATCAAAAGCCAATTTCTATTGTCTATAATAGCCGGCCTAAATATTTGAAAGCGGTTCTGCTTACACATAAGCTATCTAAAAATATTTTTTTCCTTTTTAAGCGTTCAGCCAAAATTTTGTATAGTAGACTTCGATACTTTAAAAATAAATAA
- a CDS encoding class I SAM-dependent methyltransferase yields MEKLRRYLSATSYKYSTFKFLDRQVIEVNDFRELKKLFRWENDPILDRDDMYNCNYVEDLNERKLRDTESIATIMRNAKPKTAVEIGTADGMGTLLLAKNSPDSQIYTVNIPPEEIKQGGKLVTYAPDREEIGSAFKETPFSKNIHQIYANTAYWEPNIGTIDFAIIDGCHDTKFVYNDTKKILKHAKKGSFILWHDFNPSLVKKFNWIHTVCKGVDQLCRDGLITDRIYHIKDSWVGIYRV; encoded by the coding sequence ATGGAAAAACTTAGGCGCTATTTATCAGCAACGTCCTATAAATACTCAACTTTTAAATTTTTAGATAGACAAGTTATTGAAGTAAATGATTTCCGTGAATTGAAAAAGCTGTTTCGTTGGGAAAATGATCCTATTCTAGATAGGGACGATATGTATAATTGTAATTATGTAGAGGATTTGAATGAAAGGAAATTGAGAGATACAGAAAGCATTGCTACGATTATGCGAAATGCCAAACCCAAAACAGCAGTGGAAATTGGAACTGCAGATGGAATGGGTACATTGTTGCTTGCTAAAAATTCACCAGATTCCCAAATATACACCGTGAATATTCCTCCTGAAGAGATAAAGCAAGGGGGGAAATTGGTAACCTATGCGCCTGACAGGGAAGAAATCGGTTCAGCATTTAAAGAAACTCCATTTAGCAAAAACATTCACCAAATTTATGCTAACACAGCCTATTGGGAACCCAATATTGGTACTATAGATTTTGCAATAATAGATGGTTGTCATGATACAAAATTCGTCTATAACGATACTAAGAAAATATTGAAACATGCTAAGAAAGGCAGTTTTATTCTTTGGCATGATTTCAATCCTTCTTTGGTTAAAAAGTTTAATTGGATTCACACAGTTTGTAAAGGGGTTGATCAACTTTGTCGGGATGGATTAATCACTGATCGTATTTATCATATTAAGGATTCTTGGGTAGGAATTTATCGGGTGTAG
- a CDS encoding lipid II flippase MurJ — MGFLKSESYKKGAITSIFFSGIAKGLAFFQSVVIAFYFGSNFHTDVYFFVYTTITLIASYIISLNYLVLIPEAMKISSEESEIASQRFLNFFLYIFIFLVSLLEICFYCDPIQFFETFSKLDSSILKSEMHTMTLFMPVLLLIVLTTYFTDILTSKKYFALPLIVNSINSLLTVLSVFVLHKYVGVSCAIIGIYVGYIINLLWLLYILLQKLRWNFLSVNFKIQKKVRKNIAYAYLSQVTTFLGSFFPIYLISSFSSGIMTSLNYAQRLYQIPEQLIISQTSSVLGIKLNELNVNKQNNELNRILLEVVSSTLFIVVPFSFAFYLYSEKIVEIIYMRGSFDVSSVKSTALFLKYFGISIPFIALNAFYSRVFIALQKMKLAFYSSLFVNIIFLLLMYLFVQLLGPIGYPIAISTYLGCSVIILFPLLFQLRMPLINSIGIIKCVFRIYGLNLILNLPIWFLLKSEIEFNIFLYATWIVSCLIILNYYTKTSIHFYNIQKIILKKVAFSK; from the coding sequence ATGGGTTTTCTTAAATCTGAAAGTTATAAAAAGGGGGCTATTACCTCAATATTCTTCAGTGGTATTGCAAAGGGGCTTGCTTTTTTTCAAAGTGTAGTAATTGCTTTTTATTTCGGTTCTAACTTTCATACAGATGTATACTTTTTTGTTTACACAACGATTACTTTAATTGCTTCATACATTATATCATTGAATTATCTGGTATTAATTCCAGAGGCAATGAAAATATCTAGTGAAGAGTCTGAAATAGCATCGCAGCGCTTCTTAAATTTTTTCTTATACATTTTTATTTTTTTAGTCTCATTGTTGGAAATATGTTTCTATTGTGACCCAATACAGTTTTTTGAAACTTTCTCCAAATTAGATAGCAGTATTCTGAAAAGCGAAATGCATACAATGACGCTATTTATGCCCGTATTGCTATTAATAGTGTTGACAACCTATTTTACAGATATTCTAACATCAAAAAAATATTTTGCTTTACCTCTTATTGTTAATTCAATAAATAGTTTGTTGACTGTTTTATCCGTTTTTGTGTTGCATAAGTATGTTGGAGTTAGTTGCGCTATTATTGGTATTTATGTGGGATATATCATCAATTTGCTTTGGCTGCTATATATTTTATTGCAAAAGCTAAGGTGGAATTTCCTTTCTGTAAATTTTAAGATTCAAAAAAAAGTACGTAAGAATATAGCCTATGCTTACTTATCTCAGGTGACTACTTTTTTGGGAAGCTTTTTCCCTATTTATCTTATCAGTAGTTTTTCATCTGGAATTATGACATCACTTAATTACGCCCAAAGACTCTATCAGATTCCAGAACAACTTATTATTTCGCAAACAAGTTCAGTTTTGGGTATTAAATTGAATGAGCTAAACGTAAACAAACAAAACAATGAGTTGAACAGAATCTTATTGGAGGTTGTTTCGTCAACATTATTTATAGTAGTACCATTTAGCTTTGCTTTTTATTTGTATAGCGAGAAAATTGTTGAGATCATTTACATGAGGGGAAGTTTTGATGTTTCATCTGTAAAATCAACGGCACTTTTTCTTAAATATTTTGGAATAAGTATACCCTTTATTGCATTGAATGCTTTTTATAGCAGGGTATTTATTGCCTTACAGAAAATGAAATTGGCTTTTTATTCATCTCTTTTTGTCAATATCATCTTTTTATTACTAATGTATTTGTTTGTCCAGTTATTAGGCCCAATAGGGTACCCAATAGCTATATCAACGTACTTAGGATGTAGTGTGATAATCTTATTTCCGTTATTGTTTCAATTGCGAATGCCGTTAATAAATTCAATAGGGATAATAAAGTGTGTATTTCGAATTTATGGCCTAAATCTAATTTTAAATCTACCAATTTGGTTTCTTTTAAAAAGTGAAATCGAGTTTAATATTTTTCTATATGCTACTTGGATCGTTAGTTGTTTAATCATCTTGAATTACTATACAAAGACAAGCATACATTTTTATAATATTCAAAAGATAATTTTGAAGAAAGTAGCTTTCTCAAAATAA
- a CDS encoding Wzz/FepE/Etk N-terminal domain-containing protein produces MEVNKEYSLVDILKILKSFSQYLFKRWWLLAIVMLAGAGLGVVFYYKQKPKYEAVTTFILEEKSSGGGGLAGLASQFGVNLGGLGGGGSMFSGDNILNILKSKNVIQRVLLTKIEDTTYGGQTLSDLYLDFSGIKKAWQEEPLLAKFSFVGAEKQMSPLQDSVLNIIYEAITKNNIATDRTSKQGSIIKVQVTAENSLFARLMTERLVEEASKLYFDIKTGTAEANIQQLQRRSDSLLMLLNRKSFTAAASLPLDINPGIRTGVVPSEIATRDKTVLATLYTEVTKNLEASKLVLSQQMPVIQILDRPGYLLVDKKKGRLFWVATFLVGLSAIYISGIFLYFLRVQENRYNR; encoded by the coding sequence ATGGAAGTAAATAAGGAATATTCTTTGGTTGATATTTTGAAAATACTAAAATCTTTTTCTCAATATCTTTTTAAAAGATGGTGGCTATTGGCAATTGTTATGTTGGCAGGTGCTGGATTAGGCGTTGTTTTTTATTATAAGCAAAAGCCAAAGTATGAAGCTGTAACTACATTCATTCTGGAAGAAAAATCTTCTGGTGGCGGAGGTTTGGCTGGATTAGCTTCCCAATTCGGCGTTAATTTGGGCGGTTTAGGTGGTGGTGGAAGTATGTTTTCTGGAGATAACATACTAAATATCTTGAAGTCAAAGAATGTTATTCAAAGAGTTTTGTTAACCAAGATTGAAGATACTACATACGGTGGACAGACCTTGAGCGATTTATATTTAGATTTTTCTGGGATTAAAAAGGCATGGCAAGAAGAACCTTTATTGGCTAAATTCAGTTTTGTAGGTGCTGAGAAGCAAATGAGCCCACTTCAAGACAGTGTGTTGAATATCATATATGAAGCAATAACTAAAAATAATATAGCTACAGATCGTACTAGTAAGCAAGGGTCAATTATTAAGGTGCAGGTCACTGCTGAAAACAGTCTGTTTGCTAGACTTATGACAGAACGTTTGGTTGAAGAAGCTTCTAAGTTATATTTTGATATTAAAACAGGTACTGCGGAGGCCAATATCCAACAATTGCAACGCCGCTCGGATTCATTGTTAATGTTATTAAATAGGAAATCGTTTACAGCAGCGGCCAGTCTGCCGCTGGATATAAATCCGGGAATACGGACAGGGGTAGTGCCAAGTGAGATTGCTACCAGGGATAAGACTGTTCTGGCTACGTTGTATACAGAGGTTACCAAGAACTTAGAAGCTAGCAAACTGGTGTTATCGCAACAGATGCCTGTTATACAAATTTTGGATAGACCTGGGTATTTGTTAGTAGATAAGAAAAAAGGGCGGCTATTTTGGGTAGCTACTTTTTTAGTGGGACTTAGCGCAATTTATATTTCTGGTATTTTTCTTTACTTCCTTAGAGTACAAGAAAACAGATATAACAGATGA
- a CDS encoding SLBB domain-containing protein, translating into MNCFRGLFVLLLCFVSVFAFAQIPSDLSAIKASQIPDAQLQQYLAQAKAKGITLDQLEAEMLRRGLPQSEMAELKLRMKQLSQTGASGDSPADMPTGISQENGKRTYNRNLLLDAESFESLRRRSKIFGSELFSNSNLTFEPDMKMATPKSYVIGPEDELILNVYGLNISQQTLKVSPDGTVNVKYAGVVKVNGLSMEAASALLRSRLIKYYPGLSSGQTKLELSLGNIRSIRVILIGAVNRPGTYTLPSLASLFNALYVSGGPAENGSFRNIELIRNNKVVEVADLYNFLLKGNQSSNVRLEDNDVIRVPYAKTMITLDGELNRPGIFEMHNNETLEDAVEFAGGFKSKAFKGRVTGKRYLDYDRTVVDISGDSLAYFKPKNGDEFFIDSVINRYQNRVLIDGAVFKPGQYALESGMTLKQLINKAHGLKEDVFTGRALVVRTREDLSKEYIAVELKPIIAGHVDGLVLRKEDSIHVASIFDLKDTTTVTINGAVRKPGVFRYEDGLSLKSLILKAEGYTDHATGLGIEISRRKRDVDVSRSGSSIVEIIKIDDNKELANSSTDVELKPFDIVTIKEDPYYKKQISVKVSGEVLMPAVYTLQSREERLSSLIQRSGGLLYTANVNGAKLIRKKTEAIDSAEIRRLFKALNKEANPLAEDKLNDTKLSAKDGAIQYSSQWMDYNVKALGKDSTLLKLELASKKTTEVAIDLNYILRHPGSKDDITLEEGDELIIPRINNTVSVSGEVFKPVDIMYERGKSMKNYLSDAGGVTQLGKRNKAFVIYANGRSAKIKKALGIFRIYPQMEPGSSIFVPQVAKKNSFDAGKAGILISGVTALITAISLMAR; encoded by the coding sequence ATGAACTGCTTTAGGGGCCTATTTGTACTTCTGCTTTGTTTTGTTAGTGTTTTTGCTTTCGCGCAAATTCCTTCTGATCTTAGTGCCATAAAGGCTTCTCAAATACCTGATGCTCAATTACAACAATACTTGGCCCAAGCAAAAGCTAAGGGGATTACATTGGATCAGCTTGAGGCAGAAATGCTGCGCCGTGGTTTACCCCAAAGTGAAATGGCCGAATTGAAACTGCGCATGAAGCAACTTAGCCAAACTGGTGCAAGTGGGGATTCACCGGCTGATATGCCAACTGGGATTTCACAAGAAAATGGGAAACGTACTTACAATAGAAATCTACTGTTAGATGCGGAATCATTTGAAAGCCTGAGAAGGCGTTCAAAGATTTTTGGGTCTGAGTTATTTTCTAACTCAAATCTGACATTTGAACCCGATATGAAAATGGCTACGCCTAAGAGCTATGTTATTGGCCCTGAAGATGAATTGATCCTAAACGTTTATGGCTTAAACATATCTCAGCAGACTTTAAAAGTGTCGCCTGATGGCACTGTAAATGTAAAGTATGCAGGTGTAGTTAAAGTCAATGGGCTATCTATGGAGGCCGCTTCTGCACTTTTAAGAAGTCGATTAATAAAATACTATCCAGGTTTGAGTAGTGGGCAAACAAAACTGGAATTATCCCTAGGTAATATTCGCAGTATTCGAGTTATATTGATTGGAGCGGTTAATCGCCCTGGGACCTATACCTTACCTTCTTTAGCTAGCTTATTTAATGCGTTATATGTAAGTGGTGGGCCTGCCGAAAACGGTTCATTCAGAAATATTGAATTGATACGAAATAATAAGGTTGTAGAGGTGGCTGACTTGTATAACTTTTTATTAAAAGGTAATCAAAGTAGCAATGTTCGATTAGAAGATAATGATGTTATTCGTGTTCCGTATGCCAAGACGATGATTACTCTGGATGGAGAACTGAATCGTCCGGGAATTTTTGAAATGCACAATAATGAAACGCTGGAAGATGCTGTGGAGTTTGCAGGTGGTTTCAAAAGTAAAGCCTTCAAAGGAAGGGTTACCGGTAAGCGTTATTTAGATTATGACAGAACGGTTGTAGATATTTCAGGCGATTCATTGGCCTATTTCAAGCCTAAAAACGGAGATGAGTTTTTCATTGATTCCGTTATCAATCGTTATCAAAATCGTGTGCTTATTGATGGTGCGGTGTTTAAGCCAGGCCAATATGCTTTGGAAAGTGGAATGACCTTAAAGCAGTTGATCAATAAAGCCCATGGCCTTAAAGAGGATGTATTTACTGGCCGTGCTTTAGTGGTGCGTACACGTGAAGATCTAAGTAAAGAATATATTGCTGTAGAATTAAAACCTATAATTGCTGGTCATGTAGATGGCTTAGTACTACGTAAAGAAGACAGTATACATGTTGCTTCTATTTTTGATTTGAAGGATACAACGACAGTCACTATAAATGGTGCTGTGCGTAAGCCCGGCGTATTTCGTTATGAAGATGGTCTTTCTCTTAAATCTTTAATACTAAAGGCTGAAGGATATACAGATCATGCAACAGGATTGGGTATTGAAATTTCTCGCCGTAAACGTGACGTAGATGTTAGCAGGTCTGGTAGCAGTATTGTTGAAATCATCAAAATTGATGACAATAAGGAGCTCGCCAACAGTTCAACAGATGTTGAGTTGAAGCCGTTTGATATCGTTACAATCAAAGAAGATCCTTATTACAAAAAGCAGATCAGTGTTAAAGTATCTGGCGAAGTGCTAATGCCTGCAGTATATACCCTGCAAAGCAGAGAAGAGCGTTTAAGTTCATTAATTCAACGTTCTGGCGGATTGCTTTATACAGCGAATGTTAATGGGGCTAAGTTGATAAGGAAGAAGACTGAGGCTATAGATTCGGCTGAAATCCGTCGCTTGTTCAAGGCTCTTAATAAGGAAGCAAATCCTTTAGCTGAGGATAAGTTAAATGATACAAAGCTGTCTGCGAAAGATGGTGCAATCCAGTATAGCTCTCAATGGATGGATTACAATGTAAAGGCTTTGGGTAAGGATTCTACCTTGTTGAAACTGGAATTGGCTTCGAAGAAAACTACTGAAGTAGCTATTGATCTGAATTATATCTTAAGACACCCTGGTAGCAAAGACGATATTACATTAGAAGAAGGTGATGAACTGATTATTCCGCGTATCAACAATACTGTTAGTGTGAGTGGTGAAGTATTTAAGCCTGTTGATATTATGTACGAGAGAGGAAAGAGCATGAAGAATTATTTGTCTGATGCTGGAGGAGTAACGCAGTTAGGAAAAAGAAATAAGGCCTTTGTGATTTATGCAAATGGTAGATCTGCAAAAATTAAAAAGGCACTGGGTATATTTCGGATTTACCCGCAGATGGAACCTGGATCAAGCATATTTGTGCCGCAGGTAGCTAAAAAGAATTCGTTTGATGCTGGAAAGGCAGGTATTTTGATTTCGGGAGTCACTGCTTTGATTACTGCTATTTCGCTGATGGCCAGATAG
- the gmd gene encoding GDP-mannose 4,6-dehydratase produces the protein MSNVALLTGVTGQDGAYLAELLLNKGYMVHGIKRRASLFNTDRIDHLYQDPHERHVRFKLHYGDLTDSTNLIRIIQEVQPDEIYNLGAMSHVKVSFDTPEYTANADGIGTLRILEAVRLLGLTQKTRIYQASTSELYGLVQEIPQKETTPFYPRSPYAVAKMYAYWITVNYREAYQMYACNGILFNHESPLRGETFVTRKITRAVAQLALGLQDCLYMGNIDAQRDWGHAKDYVEAMYLILQQDQPEDYVIATGITTPVREFIRMAFEQVGAELEFKGSGVDEVGVIKSCTSQFAFKTGQQVLKIDPKYFRPTEVDLLIGDPTKAQTQLGWTPKYSLQQLVTEMVEADLQTFQREQLLIKNGFQVARQFE, from the coding sequence ATGTCGAATGTTGCATTACTAACGGGCGTGACGGGTCAGGACGGCGCTTATTTAGCCGAGCTTTTACTGAACAAAGGATACATGGTCCATGGCATCAAACGGCGGGCCTCGCTGTTTAACACCGACCGGATTGATCACCTCTACCAGGATCCCCACGAACGCCACGTGCGCTTTAAACTGCACTACGGGGATTTGACGGATAGCACTAACCTGATCCGCATCATCCAGGAAGTGCAACCCGATGAGATCTATAACCTGGGCGCCATGAGCCACGTAAAGGTGAGTTTTGACACCCCCGAGTATACTGCCAATGCCGATGGCATCGGTACCCTTCGCATCCTGGAGGCCGTGCGTTTGCTGGGCTTAACCCAGAAAACCCGTATCTACCAGGCCTCCACCTCGGAGCTCTACGGGTTGGTACAGGAGATCCCCCAGAAAGAAACGACTCCTTTCTATCCAAGGTCTCCTTATGCGGTGGCCAAGATGTACGCCTACTGGATCACGGTGAACTACCGCGAGGCCTATCAGATGTATGCCTGTAACGGTATCCTCTTTAACCACGAAAGCCCGCTACGGGGCGAGACCTTTGTGACAAGAAAAATCACCCGCGCAGTTGCCCAGTTGGCCTTAGGCCTGCAGGATTGCCTGTACATGGGCAACATCGATGCCCAGCGGGACTGGGGACATGCTAAAGACTACGTGGAAGCCATGTACCTTATTTTACAACAAGACCAGCCGGAGGATTATGTCATTGCCACCGGTATTACCACCCCGGTGCGTGAGTTTATCCGTATGGCCTTTGAACAGGTGGGCGCGGAACTGGAGTTTAAAGGCTCGGGTGTCGACGAAGTCGGGGTGATTAAAAGCTGCACGTCCCAGTTTGCCTTCAAGACGGGCCAACAGGTCCTGAAGATTGACCCCAAGTACTTCCGCCCCACCGAAGTGGACCTGCTCATTGGTGATCCCACCAAGGCACAGACCCAACTGGGCTGGACGCCGAAGTACAGCCTACAGCAACTGGTCACCGAAATGGTGGAAGCCGATCTGCAAACCTTCCAGCGCGAGCAGCTGCTGATTAAAAACGGCTTCCAGGTAGCGCGCCAGTTTGAATAA